One genomic window of Peromyscus eremicus unplaced genomic scaffold, PerEre_H2_v1 PerEre#2#unplaced_666, whole genome shotgun sequence includes the following:
- the LOC131901920 gene encoding mortality factor 4-like protein 2 — protein sequence MEQKGCSFKKVHSGERGQSSQSRCTFEKGNTVENRCFVEKGHHSMRKGFPIEKSSSGSMPKVQVRKNMQNTPQSRSGSGTSKVPQIPHQNVAGAVSTFQREQAVQMKRGIILNVPEELKPCLVEDWDLVNKQKQLFQLPAQKNVDTILAEYVTFVKSQGRADNREYSVDELVIGIREYFNRMLGTQLLCPFEKPQYAEIHLAHPDVPMSQVYGAPHLLRLFVKIGTAMVHSSLNRPSLRLVCSYLPDLLKYLAENSSSLFSASNYKVAPAEYCCKAL from the coding sequence ATGGAACAGAAGGGTTGCTCTTTCAAGAAAGTTCATTCTGGAGAGAGAGGTCAGTCTTCCCAAAGCAGGTGCACTTTTGagaaaggtaacacagtagagaatagATGCTTTGTGGAGAAAGGTCATCACTCCATGAGGAAAGGCTTTCCTATAGAGAAATCCTCTTCAGGATCCATGCCTAAGGTGCAAGTACGAAAGAACATGCAGAATACTCCACAAAGTAGAAGTGGCAGTGGTACCAGCAAAGTACCCCAGATCCCTCACCAGAATGTGGCTGGGGCTGTCAGCACCTTTCAACGGGAGCAGGCAGTGCAGATGAAAAGGGGAATTATATTGAATGTGCCCGAAGAATTAAAACCATGTCTTGTTGAGGACTGGGACTTGGTAAACAAGCAGAAACAGTTATTCCAACTCCCTGCTCAGAAGAATGTAGATACCATTCTCGCCGAGTACGTCACTTTTGTAAAATCACAAGGAAGGGCTGATAATAGGGAATATTCCGTTGATGAACTTGTGATTGGAATAAGAGAGTATTTCAACAGGATGCTGGGCACCCAGCTGCTCTGCCCCTTTGAAAAACCCCAGTATGCTGAAATCCACCTTGCTCATCCTGATGTTCCAATGTCTCAGGTTTATGGGGCTCCACACCTCCTGAGATTATTTGTGAAAATTGGGACTGCAATGGTCCATTCGTCCCTTAATAGGCCTAGTCTTAGATTAGTATGCAGCTATCTGCCTGATCTTCTTAAATACCTAGCAGAGAATTCCAGTTCTCTGTTTAGTGCCAGTAATTACAAAGTGGCTCCTGCCGAGTATTGTTGCAAAGCCCTGTGA